A window from Vigna angularis cultivar LongXiaoDou No.4 chromosome 7, ASM1680809v1, whole genome shotgun sequence encodes these proteins:
- the LOC108337512 gene encoding esterase — MHISRCKQSTMEFSLNKLFLNPLVSALALLFIATTSLNPASASKRCDFPAIFNFGASNADTGGLAASFPFAAPKPPSGDTFFRRPAGRFCDGRLIIDFMAQRFGLPYLSPYLDSMGSNFSRGANFATAGSTIRLQQAAVQYRTSPFSLGIQYQQFERFKPTTKFIRDQGGVFAALMPKEEYFDEALYTFDIGQNDITVGFFGNTTLQQVNASIPDIISNFTSNIKNIYNLGARSFWIHNTGPVGCLPLILTNFESAERDKYGCAKSYNEVARSFNQNLKEALAHLRKDLPTAAITYVDIYSAKYSLFRDPKKYGFELPLVACCGYGGKYNFSNSVGCGGTIKVNDNDIFVGSCERPSVRVIWDGVHYTEAANKVVFDQISSGAFTDPPIRLNMACHRK, encoded by the exons ATGCATATCAGTAGATGCAAACAGAGCACAATGGAGTTTTCCCTTAACAAGCTATTTCTCAACCCTCTTGTCTCTGCACTTGCACTTTTGTTCATTGCTACAACTTCACTCAACCCTGCATCGGCCTCAAAACGCTGTGATTTCCCGGCCATCTTTAACTTTGGTGCCTCAAACGCTGACACTGGTGGCTTGGCTGCTTCCTTCCCTTTTGCTGCACCAAAACCACCCAGTGGAGACACCTTTTTTCGCAGACCTGCTGGAAGATTCTGTGATGGACGACTCATCATTGATTTCATGG cACAGAGATTTGGACTCCCTTATCTCAGTCCATATCTTGATTCAATGGGGTCCAACTTCTCACGTGGAGCGAATTTTGCAACAGCAGGATCAACAATCAGACTCCAACAAGCCGCAGTGCAGTATAGAACCAGTCCTTTCAGCCTTGGAATTCAATACCAGCAATTCGAACGTTTTAAACCTACTACGAAGTTCATTAGGGACCAAG GTGGGGTGTTTGCAGCACTGATGCCCAAAGAAGAATACTTTGATGAAGCTTTGTACACATTTGATATAGGTCAAAATGATATTACAGTTGGCTTTTTTGGTAACACGACTCTTCAACAAGTTAATGCGTCTATACCTGATATAATATCGAACTTCACATCAAATATAAAG AACATATACAATTTGGGGGCTAGATCTTTTTGGATTCACAACACTGGACCTGTTGGTTGTCTTCCTTTGATTTTGACCAATTTTGAATCTGCTGAAAGGGATAAGTATGGTTGTGCAAAGTCATACAATGAAGTGGCTCGTTCttttaaccaaaatttgaaGGAAGCCTTGGCTCATCTTCGTAAGGACCTTCCTACTGCTGCAATTACATATGTAGATATCTACTCTGCTAAGTACTCTCTTTTCAGAGACCCAAAGAAATATG GATTTGAGCTTCCACTTGTTGCTTGTTGTGGCTATGGAGGGAAGTACAACTTCAGTAATAGTGTTGGATGTGGAGGAACCATTAAGGTCAATGACAATGATATTTTTGTGGGTTCTTGTGAAAGACCATCTGTTAGAGTGATATGGGATGGGGTCCACTACACTGAAGCAGCTAACAAAGTTGTCTTCGATCAAATCTCTTCTGGGGCTTTCACAGATCCACCCATTCGATTGAATATGGCATGCCACAGAAAATAG